Proteins from a single region of Chloroherpeton thalassium ATCC 35110:
- the nuoK gene encoding NADH-quinone oxidoreductase subunit NuoK, producing the protein MEIELGHYLALSAFVFICGVLGVLTRRNAIIIFMSIELMLNAVNLSFVAFSHYLSDIAGQMMVFFVMTVAAAEAAVGLAIVISLFRNKQTVNIDEINLLKG; encoded by the coding sequence ATGGAAATTGAACTTGGCCATTACCTCGCACTAAGCGCATTCGTTTTCATTTGTGGCGTTTTAGGTGTTCTGACACGCCGCAACGCGATTATCATTTTTATGTCGATCGAGTTGATGCTGAATGCTGTGAATTTAAGTTTTGTGGCTTTTTCGCATTACCTCTCCGATATCGCCGGCCAAATGATGGTCTTTTTTGTCATGACCGTTGCGGCGGCGGAAGCTGCTGTGGGACTGGCGATCGTGATTTCGCTTTTTCGAAATAAACAAACCGTCAATATTGACGAGATAAATCTCTTGAAAGGCTAA
- a CDS encoding glycosyltransferase family 9 protein: protein MSSSKKLLVISERGLGDALTLLPSLAALSGARPEINIQLLAPGLYSLSPNLRNFIELIDHKSLALLGSQEKAAWLRAQNFDWVWNTENQRSPWRPILQAAENPNWISALPHKKWPKKPVLDIRFQQLKMLFPELSGYVDFLLPLTAEQLVAKEAFLRTVSNTSQHVIAIQPGAADKNKTWPPEKFRELTHALIATGRVTVLFFIGKFEAETFTPEFLPAQKNLIRVQAPLGEVLPKLAACELFIGNDSGFYHLAHALGIKTVGIYSRRRSVKVWAYSARRSKAVWFPLPKPLRHHWKKMISVQRVLNAIASHLNGELHFQPRQLSKSH, encoded by the coding sequence ATGTCCAGTAGCAAAAAATTGCTGGTAATTTCCGAACGCGGACTTGGCGATGCACTGACTTTGCTGCCAAGTTTGGCGGCTCTCAGCGGCGCTCGGCCTGAGATAAACATTCAACTGCTGGCGCCCGGTCTTTACTCGCTTTCGCCAAATCTCCGCAACTTCATAGAATTGATCGATCACAAGTCGCTTGCTCTGTTAGGCAGCCAAGAAAAAGCGGCATGGCTTCGCGCGCAAAACTTCGATTGGGTTTGGAACACGGAAAATCAGCGCTCGCCTTGGCGACCGATTCTTCAAGCGGCTGAAAATCCGAACTGGATTTCCGCGTTGCCTCACAAAAAATGGCCGAAAAAACCCGTCTTGGATATTCGATTTCAGCAACTCAAAATGCTTTTTCCCGAACTTTCCGGCTATGTCGATTTTCTTTTGCCGCTCACAGCCGAGCAGCTGGTTGCAAAAGAGGCATTTCTGCGAACTGTTTCCAATACGTCGCAGCATGTTATCGCCATTCAGCCTGGCGCGGCGGATAAAAACAAAACATGGCCGCCGGAAAAATTTCGTGAACTTACGCACGCGCTCATCGCAACAGGGCGCGTTACGGTTCTCTTTTTCATTGGAAAATTTGAAGCCGAAACCTTCACGCCGGAATTTTTGCCCGCGCAAAAAAATTTAATTCGCGTTCAAGCGCCGCTCGGCGAGGTGCTGCCGAAACTGGCCGCGTGCGAGCTTTTTATCGGCAACGACAGCGGGTTTTATCATTTGGCTCATGCGCTCGGCATCAAAACCGTCGGGATTTATAGCCGGCGCAGAAGCGTAAAAGTTTGGGCTTATTCGGCTCGCCGCTCAAAGGCCGTGTGGTTTCCTTTGCCGAAGCCGCTTCGCCATCATTGGAAAAAAATGATTTCCGTGCAGCGCGTCTTGAATGCCATCGCCTCGCATTTGAACGGCGAACTTCATTTCCAACCGCGTCAATTATCCAAAAGCCATTAA
- the queA gene encoding tRNA preQ1(34) S-adenosylmethionine ribosyltransferase-isomerase QueA, whose protein sequence is MRLSDFRYTLPKTAVAEYPSEPRDSCKLMVLDRRKKTTDHKQFSDLLDYFKKGDVLVLNDTKVFPARLYGNKEKTSAKIEVFLLRELNKQAGLWDVLVEPARKVRVGNKIYFPNDLVAEVVDNTTSRGRTIRFLNPDIDIFSIVEKVGQMPIPPYIKRDPEEEDKERYQTVFARIPGAVVAPLAGLHFTNPLLKAIQDKGVEIISLTLHPGLSTFREVEVEDISKHKMDSEYYNVPYSCAKVINSIKEKKSGRVFAVGTTVCRALEANATVEGRIKFGEGWTDKYIYPPYDFKVVDALITNFHQPESTLLMLVSAFAEHDFLMKNYKLALKSDYKFLGYGDAMLIF, encoded by the coding sequence ATGAGATTATCTGATTTCCGCTATACTCTCCCTAAAACTGCCGTTGCTGAATATCCAAGCGAGCCAAGAGACAGTTGTAAATTGATGGTGCTTGATAGGCGCAAGAAAACAACTGACCACAAACAATTCTCCGATCTGCTCGACTATTTCAAAAAGGGAGATGTTCTTGTTCTAAACGACACGAAAGTTTTTCCTGCGCGCCTTTATGGGAACAAAGAAAAAACATCTGCCAAAATTGAGGTGTTTCTCTTAAGAGAATTAAATAAGCAAGCGGGCTTGTGGGATGTGCTCGTTGAGCCGGCCAGAAAAGTTCGTGTGGGCAATAAAATTTATTTTCCTAACGATTTGGTGGCTGAAGTTGTTGACAACACGACTTCGCGCGGTCGTACCATCCGTTTCTTGAATCCCGACATAGATATTTTCAGCATTGTCGAAAAAGTCGGCCAAATGCCGATTCCGCCTTACATCAAGCGCGATCCAGAGGAAGAAGACAAAGAACGCTACCAGACGGTTTTTGCCAGAATTCCGGGCGCGGTGGTTGCGCCACTTGCCGGCTTGCACTTTACGAATCCTTTACTCAAAGCGATTCAAGACAAAGGCGTGGAGATTATTTCCCTAACGCTTCATCCAGGGCTGAGCACTTTTCGCGAAGTGGAAGTGGAAGACATTTCCAAGCACAAGATGGATTCGGAATACTACAATGTGCCGTATTCTTGCGCGAAGGTGATCAATAGCATCAAGGAGAAGAAATCCGGTCGCGTATTTGCTGTTGGAACAACGGTTTGCCGTGCGCTTGAAGCCAACGCCACGGTGGAAGGCCGAATCAAATTTGGTGAAGGCTGGACGGATAAATACATCTATCCGCCTTACGATTTCAAAGTGGTGGATGCCTTGATCACCAACTTCCATCAACCGGAATCGACCTTGCTAATGCTCGTCAGCGCGTTTGCCGAGCATGATTTTTTGATGAAAAATTATAAATTAGCACTCAAAAGCGATTACAAGTTTCTCGGCTATGGCGATGCCATGTTGATTTTTTAG
- a CDS encoding glycosyltransferase, with the protein MNIMFINSIGKNSYGGGEKWMVKSASGLLKRGHRVILASREDSMILKAAQQHGVETAVFTIHGDFSPVTTARIKTFLAQENIDVLICNLNKDVRVAGLAARLLKSPLVIARHGMLLCGKSWRHKLTLTKLVDGIITNTESIKAVYATYGWFAPDFVKVIYNGIEDKSHVPAYDFAKDFPGKKVIFSAGRLAEQKGFPYLIEAAAILKKERDDLVFAVSGKGKLEQELKALVKKNGLEASFHFLGFSENVDPYMKGCTLFVLASIFEGMPNVVMEAMALGKAVVATDVNGTGELMEHQKTGLIVPPRNPAALADAIRTIIDDEAMLRKFEENGLARVQTHFSIEKTVENIEQYLMEKLAEKKRRA; encoded by the coding sequence ATGAACATTATGTTTATAAACTCCATCGGAAAAAACAGTTACGGCGGCGGCGAAAAATGGATGGTGAAATCGGCGAGCGGGCTTTTGAAAAGAGGCCATCGAGTTATTTTGGCCAGCCGTGAAGACTCCATGATTCTCAAGGCGGCGCAGCAGCACGGCGTTGAAACGGCGGTTTTTACCATTCACGGCGATTTTAGTCCGGTTACAACGGCTCGCATCAAAACTTTTTTGGCGCAAGAAAACATCGATGTGCTGATTTGCAACCTGAACAAAGATGTGCGCGTGGCGGGTTTGGCGGCGCGGTTGCTGAAAAGTCCGCTTGTGATCGCGCGTCACGGCATGTTGCTTTGCGGAAAAAGCTGGCGACACAAACTCACGCTGACGAAACTTGTCGACGGCATTATCACCAACACCGAGAGCATCAAGGCCGTTTATGCCACTTACGGCTGGTTCGCGCCCGATTTTGTCAAGGTGATTTACAACGGCATCGAGGACAAATCCCATGTGCCGGCTTATGATTTCGCAAAGGATTTTCCGGGCAAAAAAGTCATTTTCAGCGCCGGTCGGCTCGCCGAGCAAAAAGGCTTTCCTTATCTGATTGAAGCCGCCGCTATTTTGAAAAAAGAGCGCGACGATTTGGTGTTTGCGGTTTCGGGAAAAGGAAAACTGGAACAGGAATTAAAAGCGTTGGTGAAAAAAAACGGATTGGAAGCGTCGTTTCACTTTTTGGGATTTTCCGAAAATGTCGACCCGTACATGAAAGGCTGCACGCTGTTTGTCTTGGCCTCGATTTTTGAAGGCATGCCGAATGTGGTGATGGAAGCGATGGCGCTTGGAAAAGCCGTTGTCGCGACAGACGTCAACGGAACCGGCGAACTGATGGAACATCAGAAAACGGGTTTGATTGTCCCGCCGCGAAATCCCGCCGCGCTTGCCGACGCTATCCGTACGATCATCGATGACGAAGCGATGCTTCGCAAGTTTGAGGAAAATGGCCTTGCGCGTGTGCAAACGCATTTTTCCATTGAAAAAACGGTAGAAAATATCGAGCAATATTTAATGGAAAAGCTGGCGGAAAAAAAGCGCCGCGCGTAA
- a CDS encoding ABC transporter ATP-binding protein — MKFYIRVLKYLSPETHQIVLTIVVSLLTSLFSVVSIYMILPLLNTVFNNNTEQVQTAQSAEKASPPVHKPRATSVQNIIGNIDIDSYKEELKHAFENLIQAETKQKTLLNICIFLIVVFSLKNFFLYLNNQLIIRVQTKTAKKLRDEVFKKIIHMPLSYFHEHKVGTLMNYVHHEVTVVHDAVSSSFVNLIRNPLMVFFIVVVLVIISWKLTLFALIISIASLISIRFIGKKIKSYASMIQSRMGNLNSKLQEVFNGIKLIKANSMENYEVDRFTDFTNEFRRISLKSNQLKGITGPLNETFGVAAIAIALWFGGIQVFSGEMSSVELIVFAFALFSVMQPVKAISQAYTKIQEGLGSAKRIFKIIDAESDLKNGMREIESFTDSIKLENIWFSYHKTENSEVLRDVSLEIKKGETVALVGSSGSGKSTLVDLILRFYDVDKGRILVDGYDIKDYDLNSLRKMFGVVTQEVILFNDSIAGNIAYGTGKNASAEEIVEAAKIANAHEFIEKAAQKFDTNIGDRGLRLSGGQRQRLSIARAMLKNPPILIFDEATSALDNESEKLVQDAINNAMRDRTAIVIAHRLSTIKSADKIVVMDKGKVVEVGSHFELLERNGIYKKLYNMQFLTPGDESPSFHKLENN, encoded by the coding sequence ATGAAATTCTACATTCGCGTTTTAAAGTATTTATCCCCTGAAACCCATCAAATTGTCTTGACCATCGTTGTTAGTCTGCTGACTTCACTTTTCAGCGTGGTATCGATATATATGATTTTGCCACTTTTGAACACCGTCTTCAATAACAATACCGAGCAAGTTCAAACCGCACAGTCGGCAGAAAAAGCGTCGCCGCCAGTCCACAAACCTCGGGCTACTTCTGTTCAAAATATCATCGGAAATATCGATATCGATAGTTATAAGGAAGAACTCAAACACGCTTTTGAAAATCTTATCCAGGCTGAAACCAAACAAAAAACGCTGCTCAACATTTGCATTTTTCTCATCGTCGTCTTCTCGCTGAAAAATTTCTTCCTCTACTTGAATAACCAGCTTATCATTCGCGTGCAAACCAAGACGGCCAAAAAACTTCGCGACGAAGTTTTTAAGAAAATCATCCACATGCCGCTTTCCTATTTTCACGAACATAAGGTCGGCACGCTCATGAATTATGTGCACCACGAGGTGACGGTGGTCCATGACGCGGTCAGCAGCAGCTTTGTGAACTTAATTCGCAATCCGCTGATGGTGTTTTTTATTGTGGTTGTGTTGGTCATTATTAGTTGGAAGCTCACGCTATTTGCGCTGATTATTTCCATTGCGAGTTTGATTTCCATTCGGTTTATCGGAAAAAAAATCAAAAGCTACGCGTCGATGATTCAATCACGGATGGGCAATTTAAACTCCAAGCTTCAAGAAGTCTTCAATGGGATTAAGCTCATCAAGGCCAATTCGATGGAGAATTATGAAGTGGATCGCTTCACGGATTTCACCAACGAATTTCGCCGCATTTCTCTAAAATCAAACCAGCTAAAAGGAATCACAGGTCCGCTAAACGAAACGTTTGGTGTAGCGGCCATTGCGATTGCGCTTTGGTTCGGCGGCATTCAAGTTTTTTCGGGTGAAATGTCCTCTGTTGAGCTGATTGTGTTTGCGTTCGCGCTGTTTTCCGTGATGCAGCCGGTAAAGGCCATTTCGCAAGCTTATACCAAAATCCAAGAAGGGCTTGGCTCGGCAAAACGCATTTTTAAAATCATCGATGCGGAATCGGATTTGAAAAATGGCATGCGAGAAATTGAGAGTTTTACTGATTCGATCAAGCTGGAAAATATTTGGTTTAGCTATCACAAAACGGAAAATTCGGAAGTGCTTCGCGATGTGTCGCTCGAAATCAAAAAAGGTGAAACGGTTGCGCTGGTTGGCTCGTCCGGTTCAGGCAAATCGACGCTCGTTGATTTGATTTTGCGATTTTACGACGTCGACAAAGGCCGGATTTTGGTCGACGGCTACGACATTAAAGATTACGATTTGAATTCTTTGCGAAAAATGTTCGGCGTGGTCACACAGGAAGTCATTTTGTTTAACGATAGCATCGCGGGCAACATTGCCTACGGAACGGGGAAAAATGCGTCGGCTGAAGAGATTGTGGAAGCCGCCAAAATCGCCAACGCACATGAATTTATTGAAAAAGCGGCGCAAAAATTTGACACAAACATCGGCGATAGAGGCTTGCGACTTTCCGGCGGCCAACGCCAGCGGCTTTCCATTGCCCGCGCCATGCTAAAAAATCCACCGATTCTGATATTTGACGAAGCCACAAGCGCCCTCGACAACGAATCCGAAAAACTTGTTCAAGACGCCATCAACAACGCCATGCGCGACCGAACGGCCATTGTGATTGCGCATCGCCTTTCAACCATCAAAAGCGCCGATAAAATTGTGGTCATGGACAAAGGAAAAGTCGTTGAAGTTGGCTCACATTTTGAGCTACTGGAAAGAAATGGGATTTATAAAAAACTGTACAACATGCAATTTCTTACACCCGGCGATGAAAGCCCCTCGTTCCACAAACTGGAGAATAATTGA
- a CDS encoding DUF3108 domain-containing protein, with translation MKNFLVLAICFLAFSPLSHGTEKWLVADDSLSAVDDSLTDADNEPDSSSSATLLPDSLLLPNPAYATFKFRHAPNHAFETGEVLKYRIKYGPVTAVNTEISVANDTVVRGHDCYQITYKASTLPFFDTFFKVRDLYQSFIDKKGIYPVRYTRQVEEGNYKSSNELEFFHERGQVWSRKRNKLFNIEPYTHDILSAYFYFRTLNLQKLKKGDVVTIKNFSDQKSYKLDIKIHRRDIIETELGIFRTIVVEPLVQGAGLFKSEGKIIIWMTDDENKIPLRISINVLVGSLYAEIIEISGLKNKKTAKLDW, from the coding sequence ATGAAGAACTTTCTTGTCTTAGCGATTTGCTTTTTGGCTTTTTCCCCGCTTTCTCATGGAACTGAAAAATGGCTCGTTGCCGACGACTCTCTTTCGGCTGTTGATGATAGCCTAACAGATGCCGACAACGAGCCCGATTCGAGCAGCAGTGCAACCCTTCTTCCTGATTCACTGTTGCTTCCGAATCCAGCCTATGCAACTTTCAAATTTCGCCATGCTCCCAATCATGCGTTCGAAACAGGCGAGGTTTTAAAATACCGCATCAAATACGGTCCTGTAACAGCGGTGAACACCGAAATATCCGTCGCAAACGATACCGTCGTTCGCGGACATGATTGCTATCAAATCACCTATAAAGCCAGCACCTTACCGTTTTTTGACACCTTTTTCAAAGTTCGCGACCTTTATCAATCCTTCATCGATAAAAAAGGAATCTATCCGGTTCGCTATACCCGGCAGGTAGAAGAAGGCAATTATAAAAGCAGCAACGAACTTGAGTTTTTCCACGAGCGCGGCCAGGTTTGGTCACGAAAACGCAACAAACTTTTCAATATTGAACCCTACACGCACGACATTCTCTCCGCCTATTTTTACTTTCGCACGCTCAATTTGCAGAAACTGAAAAAAGGCGATGTGGTTACCATTAAAAATTTCAGCGATCAGAAGTCCTATAAATTAGACATCAAAATTCACCGGCGCGATATTATTGAAACCGAGTTGGGCATTTTTAGAACCATCGTTGTAGAGCCGCTGGTTCAAGGCGCTGGATTGTTTAAAAGCGAAGGAAAAATTATTATTTGGATGACGGACGACGAAAATAAGATTCCGCTGCGCATTTCAATTAATGTGCTTGTCGGTTCGCTTTACGCTGAAATCATTGAAATCAGTGGGTTGAAAAACAAGAAAACCGCGAAGCTTGATTGGTAA
- a CDS encoding glycosyltransferase: MNFLFLNSARAWGGNEKWSLMAATSLRKNGHHVALAYRKPVIGERFDLPKHRLPFIGEIDFYTISQLVSIIRKERIEILIPTKRKDYVLAGLACKLTGAKNILRLGIVRDLKNGAYNNWVYNKMADGIIVNAREIKEVLLKSSYMKADKIKVIYNGLEIDAILKKSSESKFEKKFPFTVSAMGFVTNRKGFDFLIQGFAAFLKRSNAADAGLVIIGDGPKMEEYKALARELGVAEKVHFTGFLENPYPVLAQSDVFAMTSKNEGFANALLEGIAMACAAITTPAGGVTEILKHEQDVLIVDYNNIAGLSNAIFSLYQQPEYRRRLAQNAKAKVENAFSLERMTSEMATFCNDVKEGR; encoded by the coding sequence ATGAATTTTCTTTTTCTGAATTCCGCCCGCGCGTGGGGTGGAAATGAAAAGTGGTCGCTGATGGCGGCGACATCGCTTCGGAAAAACGGGCATCATGTCGCGCTGGCCTATCGTAAGCCGGTCATCGGCGAGCGTTTCGATTTGCCAAAACACCGCTTGCCGTTTATCGGCGAAATTGATTTTTACACCATCTCGCAATTGGTTTCTATTATCCGAAAAGAGCGCATTGAGATTTTGATTCCGACCAAGCGCAAAGATTATGTGTTGGCCGGGCTGGCCTGCAAATTGACCGGCGCTAAAAACATTCTTCGGCTGGGCATTGTGCGCGATTTGAAAAATGGCGCTTATAACAACTGGGTCTATAATAAAATGGCCGACGGCATTATTGTTAATGCGCGTGAAATCAAAGAGGTCTTGCTCAAATCGAGCTATATGAAAGCTGATAAAATTAAAGTGATTTACAACGGTTTGGAAATAGACGCCATTTTGAAAAAATCCAGCGAAAGCAAGTTTGAGAAAAAATTTCCATTTACCGTTTCAGCGATGGGATTTGTAACCAATCGCAAAGGCTTTGACTTTTTGATACAAGGCTTTGCGGCATTTTTGAAGCGCTCAAACGCCGCCGACGCAGGGCTTGTCATCATCGGCGATGGGCCTAAAATGGAGGAATACAAAGCACTGGCGCGTGAGCTGGGCGTTGCCGAAAAAGTGCATTTTACGGGATTTTTGGAAAATCCGTATCCCGTGCTTGCACAAAGCGATGTGTTTGCCATGACTTCCAAAAATGAGGGCTTTGCCAACGCGCTTTTGGAAGGCATCGCAATGGCCTGCGCCGCCATCACCACGCCGGCGGGAGGCGTTACGGAAATTTTAAAACACGAGCAAGACGTGCTCATCGTTGACTATAATAATATTGCAGGGCTAAGCAACGCGATTTTCAGCTTGTATCAACAGCCGGAGTATCGCCGGCGGCTTGCGCAAAATGCCAAGGCGAAGGTCGAAAATGCGTTTTCGCTGGAACGAATGACTTCGGAAATGGCGACATTTTGCAACGATGTGAAAGAGGGGAGATAG
- a CDS encoding tetratricopeptide repeat protein: MILFLLCLVQVSECVAQSAEDAESQAYQKIYEGNILMDKGLYEPAIAAYQEATTLVPNDPKPYYYMSFLYAELGRLSEAKIFVEKALQIWPLYPEAHALLGAIYLQNQAFERAFSELNFAITQKYEQPSALNNLGGYYLLHKNNMDSAIYFFCETVRLDSAFSDAYINLSNAYLHKKAVADAMIAAQKALQLSPENPDVYFSLANAYFLDGKYEEAEKLYRKTANQDSSLIAVHYNLGRALLANEKMDESQKECDYLRGNGFIKLSELLQEEISEVRAMRLK, from the coding sequence ATGATTTTGTTTCTTCTTTGCCTTGTCCAAGTCAGCGAATGCGTTGCGCAGTCAGCCGAAGATGCGGAAAGTCAGGCCTATCAAAAAATTTATGAAGGAAATATTTTGATGGACAAAGGATTGTATGAACCGGCAATAGCGGCCTATCAAGAAGCGACAACGCTTGTGCCTAACGATCCAAAGCCATACTATTATATGAGTTTTTTATATGCTGAACTTGGTCGTTTGAGCGAAGCTAAAATTTTTGTTGAAAAAGCACTTCAGATCTGGCCGTTGTATCCTGAAGCTCACGCTCTTCTTGGCGCAATTTACTTGCAAAATCAGGCGTTTGAAAGGGCTTTTTCAGAATTAAATTTTGCAATCACGCAAAAGTATGAGCAGCCCAGTGCGCTGAATAACTTAGGTGGTTATTATTTGCTTCATAAAAACAACATGGACAGCGCAATTTATTTTTTTTGCGAAACAGTTCGGTTGGATAGCGCTTTCAGCGATGCTTATATCAACCTTTCGAATGCGTATTTGCATAAAAAAGCCGTTGCGGATGCGATGATTGCGGCACAGAAAGCCTTACAACTCTCGCCAGAAAATCCAGATGTATATTTTAGCCTTGCAAATGCGTATTTTTTAGATGGGAAATATGAAGAAGCAGAAAAGCTATATCGCAAAACAGCGAATCAAGATAGCAGTTTAATAGCCGTTCATTACAACTTAGGACGAGCGCTGCTTGCAAACGAGAAGATGGACGAGTCTCAGAAAGAATGTGATTATTTGAGGGGAAACGGGTTTATAAAATTGTCAGAATTGCTTCAAGAAGAAATTTCAGAAGTGCGCGCGATGCGTTTGAAATGA
- a CDS encoding NAD-dependent epimerase/dehydratase family protein yields MKHVLITGGAGFIGSHLVDSLLADNYKVTCIDNFDAFYAREIKEKNIAPHRENPNYQLLELDIRDYASLEKAANEPYDIIVHLAAKAGVRPSIQDPIAYQQVNVQGTQNMLELAKKLGVKQFVFASSSSVYGVNPNVPWREDDHVLMPISPYAATKVSGELLGHVYSHLYGIRFIALRFFTVFGPRQRPDLAIHKFSKRMLEGTPIQVFGDGTTRRDYTYIDDIIQGIRKAMAYEASLFEVINLGNNTPVTMNELLAALESALGVAPKIERLPEQPGDVPQTYASIENAQKLLGYQVTTPILEGLQKFNDWIRGYYKF; encoded by the coding sequence ATGAAACACGTTCTTATTACCGGCGGCGCCGGATTTATCGGAAGTCATTTGGTCGATTCGCTTTTGGCGGATAATTACAAAGTCACCTGCATTGATAATTTCGATGCGTTTTACGCCCGCGAGATTAAGGAAAAAAACATTGCGCCACACCGCGAAAATCCAAATTATCAATTACTTGAACTTGATATTCGCGATTATGCCAGCTTAGAAAAAGCCGCTAACGAACCTTATGATATCATCGTACATTTAGCAGCGAAAGCCGGCGTTCGCCCAAGCATTCAAGACCCGATCGCTTATCAGCAAGTCAATGTTCAAGGCACGCAAAACATGCTGGAGTTGGCTAAAAAGCTTGGCGTCAAGCAATTTGTGTTCGCATCTTCAAGCAGCGTTTATGGCGTGAATCCCAATGTGCCGTGGCGCGAGGACGACCATGTGCTCATGCCGATTAGTCCTTACGCGGCAACCAAAGTTTCCGGTGAACTTTTGGGACATGTATATAGCCACCTCTATGGTATTCGATTTATTGCACTTCGCTTTTTTACCGTTTTTGGTCCCCGACAGCGCCCGGATCTGGCTATCCACAAATTTTCAAAACGAATGCTTGAAGGCACGCCGATTCAGGTTTTTGGCGACGGCACCACGCGGCGCGATTACACCTACATCGACGATATTATTCAAGGTATCCGCAAAGCGATGGCTTATGAGGCAAGTTTATTTGAAGTCATCAATCTTGGCAACAACACACCGGTAACCATGAATGAATTGCTTGCGGCGCTCGAATCGGCGCTTGGCGTGGCACCTAAAATTGAGCGATTGCCTGAACAACCCGGCGACGTGCCACAAACTTACGCCAGCATTGAAAACGCTCAAAAGCTGCTCGGATATCAGGTGACAACACCAATTTTGGAAGGCCTTCAAAAATTTAACGACTGGATTCGCGGCTATTACAAATTTTAA
- the tmk gene encoding dTMP kinase yields MQKTQDGFLITFEGIDGSGKSTQIKLLKDFLQSRGFEVLSLREPGGVPVAEQIRAILLENKNEINPIAELLLFSASRAALVQAVIIPALEQRQVVVLDRFYDSTVAYQGYGRGISLERIHQINEIASFGLLPNLTFYFDLQPEDALLRKFSEKSLPLSFKDNEIPLDRMERAGLEFFQRVRTGYKELVQTAPERFYEIDALCSISEIHQKVVERIKTHDFFHAKTA; encoded by the coding sequence ATGCAAAAAACGCAAGACGGGTTTTTGATTACGTTTGAAGGAATCGATGGCTCGGGAAAATCTACGCAAATTAAGCTGTTAAAGGATTTTCTTCAAAGTCGAGGATTCGAGGTGCTGTCGCTCAGAGAGCCAGGTGGTGTTCCTGTTGCTGAGCAAATTCGCGCTATTTTGCTTGAAAATAAAAATGAAATTAATCCCATTGCCGAGTTGCTGCTTTTTTCAGCAAGCCGCGCAGCGCTTGTGCAAGCCGTGATTATTCCGGCACTTGAACAGCGGCAAGTGGTTGTGCTCGATAGGTTTTACGATTCAACGGTTGCCTATCAAGGATATGGGCGCGGAATTTCGTTAGAGCGGATTCATCAGATCAACGAAATCGCTTCGTTTGGACTTTTGCCTAACCTTACATTTTATTTTGACTTGCAGCCGGAAGATGCGTTGCTGAGAAAATTTTCCGAGAAGTCGCTTCCGCTCTCATTCAAGGACAATGAAATTCCACTTGATCGAATGGAACGCGCCGGCCTGGAATTTTTCCAGCGCGTAAGAACCGGCTATAAAGAATTGGTGCAAACCGCGCCCGAACGGTTCTACGAAATTGATGCACTTTGCTCGATTTCAGAAATTCATCAAAAAGTAGTGGAGCGGATAAAAACGCACGATTTCTTCCATGCAAAGACGGCTTAA